A genomic region of Oligoflexia bacterium contains the following coding sequences:
- a CDS encoding NfeD family protein, with translation MQSFEMTATYWWLTTAMVLIIIEVISPAFGAVLIAGAALIAALLASFGVSVLGQFGIFAVSTILSLTLLRPRLVKILYDSQGVQSVTDQLMGKDCKVTEAIDSVSGTGRVLIMGQDWAAESSNKIPIGATVRVEGVDGIRLKVKVIN, from the coding sequence ATGCAAAGCTTTGAAATGACTGCAACATATTGGTGGCTCACAACGGCGATGGTGTTGATTATCATCGAAGTAATCTCCCCTGCTTTTGGTGCCGTTTTAATTGCTGGTGCAGCACTCATCGCGGCCCTACTAGCATCATTTGGTGTCTCTGTTCTGGGGCAATTCGGAATTTTCGCTGTATCAACTATTTTATCCTTAACACTTTTACGTCCTCGACTTGTTAAAATACTTTATGATTCTCAGGGGGTACAGTCTGTTACTGATCAATTGATGGGTAAAGACTGTAAAGTAACAGAGGCAATCGACTCTGTAAGCGGTACAGGTCGCGTTTTAATTATGGGTCAAGATTGGGCTGCTGAAAGTTCAAATAAAATACCTATCGGTGCCACAGTTCGTGTTGAAGGTGTCGATGGAATCAGATTGAAAGTTAAAGTTATTAACTAA
- a CDS encoding OmpA family protein, whose amino-acid sequence MAKKKHEEEHENHERWLVSYADFITLLFAFFVILYATSQKDISKAQEFQRSVQKAFRSYVDFGGLQGKYVDTYENNQLLPPPIDVVPQEGAGPLEMKDYVEREIEKEFTESDIKELIELNTDVAGVKVSLAANSFFDSGNALIREEALPSLEKIARTIKKTGRRLIIQGHTDSLATKSDRFPSNWELSATRASTIVRYLITQHQISPRRLSVVGYADQRPVVPNDTPENRARNRRIDILIVTDEKKIGL is encoded by the coding sequence ATGGCTAAGAAAAAACACGAAGAAGAACATGAAAACCATGAGCGATGGCTTGTATCGTACGCCGATTTTATCACGCTGCTTTTTGCCTTCTTCGTTATTCTTTACGCCACATCTCAAAAAGATATTTCTAAAGCGCAAGAGTTTCAGAGATCAGTTCAAAAAGCATTTCGCAGTTACGTAGACTTTGGCGGCCTTCAAGGTAAGTACGTTGATACTTATGAGAACAACCAACTTCTTCCGCCGCCTATAGACGTCGTGCCTCAAGAGGGTGCGGGCCCATTAGAAATGAAAGACTACGTGGAGCGCGAAATAGAAAAAGAATTCACCGAAAGTGATATCAAAGAACTCATTGAGCTTAATACTGACGTAGCTGGTGTTAAAGTAAGTCTTGCCGCAAATTCATTTTTTGATTCAGGAAATGCACTCATTCGCGAAGAGGCCTTGCCATCATTAGAGAAAATCGCTCGAACAATTAAAAAGACAGGCAGGCGATTAATCATTCAAGGTCACACAGATAGCCTTGCAACAAAATCAGATCGGTTTCCAAGTAACTGGGAATTATCTGCCACCCGCGCCTCAACTATTGTTCGTTATCTTATTACGCAACATCAAATTTCACCAAGACGACTTTCTGTAGTTGGATATGCTGATCAGCGACCCGTGGTTCCAAATGATACACCTGAAAATCGCGCCCGCAATCGCCGCATTGATATTCTCATTGTCACTGATGAGAAGAAGATCGGGCTGTAA
- a CDS encoding TldD/PmbA family protein, with the protein MSQTAIIRTRIRQALSRSTHWTEMRYHKKASHTLGILKGEVSEMSSKHYEGIGLRCLIDGTWGFASTGDISELGIVKALAQAENMARELSSRKKKKIQIAEIKNLAKGDFLLAGFDELQKLSWEEKFLLVKQTEEKLRKSSKQVESASCGYNEVFEEKIIMTTDGADSYMRWVRPEFRLTVFAADGAKRTTGRETTGVTGAWDCLFRNSKVDQMIEDAGKSAVEQLKAEAPTGGKAKVILSPGMVGILCHEAIGHTVEADFVLAGSIAAQKLNQSVASELVTLADSGTSEFAVGAGGTLPVDDEGVITKRVDIIKNGKLINYLHNRETASHFGVEPGGNARAWEFSDEPLIRMRNTFIQPGNDKVDEMIAGIKEGYYIDGPEGGQADATGEFMFGASKVRKIRDGKLAEPVQKITVAGQAFEVLRTVDAVSSDFKWDLGAGHCGKGQPAKVDAGGPYLRCELLVGGQQ; encoded by the coding sequence ATGTCCCAAACCGCAATTATTCGCACTCGTATTCGCCAAGCATTGAGCCGTTCTACTCATTGGACAGAAATGCGCTATCACAAAAAAGCAAGTCACACGCTTGGTATTCTAAAGGGTGAAGTTTCAGAAATGTCGAGTAAACACTATGAGGGCATTGGACTTCGTTGCCTCATCGATGGCACCTGGGGTTTTGCAAGCACAGGTGATATCTCAGAACTTGGAATCGTCAAAGCACTTGCCCAAGCAGAAAACATGGCCCGTGAGCTTTCAAGTCGTAAGAAAAAGAAAATACAAATCGCAGAGATAAAAAATCTAGCAAAGGGTGATTTTTTATTAGCAGGGTTTGATGAGCTACAAAAACTTTCATGGGAAGAAAAATTCTTACTCGTAAAACAAACTGAAGAAAAATTAAGAAAATCATCAAAGCAAGTTGAGAGCGCTTCGTGTGGTTATAATGAAGTGTTTGAAGAAAAAATAATTATGACTACAGATGGTGCCGATTCTTACATGCGTTGGGTAAGACCTGAATTTCGTTTGACAGTATTTGCAGCCGACGGTGCAAAACGCACAACGGGCCGAGAAACAACAGGTGTTACTGGTGCTTGGGATTGTCTTTTTAGAAATTCAAAAGTTGATCAAATGATTGAAGACGCTGGAAAAAGTGCAGTTGAACAATTAAAGGCCGAAGCCCCAACGGGTGGTAAAGCAAAAGTTATTTTATCACCTGGTATGGTTGGTATTTTATGTCACGAAGCCATCGGTCATACAGTAGAAGCTGATTTTGTATTAGCTGGAAGTATCGCTGCTCAAAAACTCAATCAAAGTGTTGCTAGTGAATTAGTCACGCTTGCTGATAGCGGAACAAGTGAATTTGCCGTCGGTGCAGGCGGCACACTTCCTGTTGATGACGAAGGTGTAATTACTAAACGCGTAGACATTATTAAAAATGGTAAACTTATAAATTATCTTCACAATCGTGAAACAGCCTCACACTTTGGTGTTGAACCCGGCGGCAATGCACGCGCTTGGGAATTTAGCGATGAACCACTTATACGAATGAGAAACACTTTCATTCAGCCGGGCAATGACAAGGTTGATGAAATGATCGCTGGTATTAAAGAGGGCTATTACATAGATGGTCCCGAAGGTGGTCAAGCCGATGCGACAGGTGAATTTATGTTTGGCGCAAGTAAGGTCAGAAAGATTCGCGACGGAAAATTAGCAGAACCAGTTCAAAAAATCACTGTTGCGGGTCAAGCATTTGAAGTTCTAAGAACAGTTGATGCTGTAAGTAGTGATTTCAAGTGGGATCTCGGAGCAGGTCATTGCGGTAAAGGACAACCTGCCAAGGTTGACGCTGGCGGGCCTTATCTTCGATGCGAACTATTGGTCGGGGGGCAACAATGA
- a CDS encoding flagellar motor protein produces MDLATIIGIVLAMGGILGGQVLEGGHMGSIMQFTAAVIVFGGTFGAVMIGTPMEDLKTGMKLLKWVFSNPKGDDPEKVIKELIEAAQIARKESILALEKRLGTFSNPYMQTIFRFVIDGVDPNTIKDIFESEIYLEEEHNTAGAKVWEAAAGYAPTIGIIGAVLGLIHVMENLADTSKLGSGIAVAFVATIYGVGSANIFFMPFAKKIIRKIKLQAAMKEMILTGAIGIVSGMNPFIIEEKLRAYIHTDKKGEGGAE; encoded by the coding sequence ATGGATTTAGCAACAATAATTGGCATCGTGCTTGCGATGGGTGGAATTCTCGGCGGGCAAGTTCTTGAGGGTGGTCACATGGGCTCCATTATGCAGTTTACTGCAGCCGTCATCGTTTTCGGGGGAACATTTGGTGCCGTAATGATCGGTACTCCGATGGAAGATCTTAAAACCGGAATGAAGCTCTTGAAGTGGGTATTCTCTAACCCGAAGGGCGATGACCCAGAAAAAGTAATCAAAGAACTTATCGAAGCTGCACAAATTGCACGAAAAGAATCAATTTTAGCTCTCGAGAAAAGATTGGGCACTTTTTCAAATCCATATATGCAAACGATTTTCCGGTTTGTTATCGACGGTGTTGACCCTAATACGATCAAAGATATTTTTGAAAGCGAAATTTATCTTGAAGAAGAACATAACACTGCAGGTGCTAAAGTTTGGGAGGCAGCAGCCGGTTATGCTCCCACAATCGGAATCATCGGGGCAGTTTTGGGTCTTATTCACGTTATGGAAAACTTGGCTGATACTTCAAAGCTCGGATCCGGTATCGCCGTGGCGTTCGTTGCGACGATTTACGGGGTAGGTTCTGCTAATATTTTCTTCATGCCTTTTGCTAAAAAAATCATTCGTAAAATTAAACTCCAAGCTGCCATGAAAGAAATGATCCTCACCGGTGCTATTGGTATTGTAAGCGGTATGAATCCTTTCATCATCGAAGAGAAACTCCGCGCCTATATTCACACAGATAAAAAAGGTGAGGGTGGTGCTGAGTAA
- a CDS encoding phosphatase PAP2 family protein: MGEYIQLLLSYDSQIFRLINQVWIYPFFDKFMPFITEPKKTGIYLLVLILILLLKYRMSAVKVLIGMSIAVGLADFTAAKILKPEFNRKRPEFSEPNVRLLVQSQTGGSFPSNHAANTFAAASFLRLTSPVLGSIATGIAIIVSYSRVYVGVHYPLDVIGGALLGIIYSSLIYYLLMYLFDRIGALQTRPTTYSPYNWEKKKRIKPKRKIKKKN; the protein is encoded by the coding sequence ATGGGCGAATATATTCAATTATTATTGTCTTACGATTCACAAATATTTCGACTCATAAATCAAGTGTGGATCTACCCCTTTTTTGATAAATTCATGCCGTTTATTACTGAGCCCAAAAAAACAGGAATCTATCTATTAGTTTTAATTTTAATTTTACTTCTCAAGTATCGAATGAGTGCAGTTAAAGTGCTTATCGGAATGAGTATCGCTGTGGGATTAGCCGACTTTACAGCAGCTAAGATTCTTAAACCTGAATTTAACAGAAAACGCCCTGAATTTTCTGAACCAAACGTAAGGCTTCTTGTTCAATCACAAACCGGCGGGAGCTTTCCGTCTAATCATGCGGCTAATACATTTGCTGCAGCAAGTTTTCTGAGATTAACATCACCAGTGCTTGGCAGCATTGCCACTGGCATTGCGATTATCGTTTCATACAGCCGCGTTTACGTTGGGGTTCATTATCCACTTGATGTTATTGGTGGCGCCCTACTTGGAATAATCTATAGTTCACTTATATATTATCTTTTAATGTATCTTTTTGATCGTATAGGAGCGCTTCAAACACGCCCCACTACTTACTCACCTTATAATTGGGAAAAGAAAAAAAGAATTAAGCCTAAAAGAAAAATTAAAAAGAAAAATTAA
- a CDS encoding metallopeptidase TldD-related protein translates to MSNLSRLSQILIDESKRLEPCVAEVCADEVSEIKVVYENTDFSVASNSHATIFGLRTVVNNRMGFITTNSLDEAELKDKAREAQMVARLSPESQFHLMAEKQKTAAFYSIYDDKLALAQPKDIFRWAQLLVDESRKDSSVTLDRVEVSVTVNKRLIQNSNGVFQEVRLASCNWFVMGMAKKGDEVTSFDYEGNSSGTYPEIESKIKDTAREFRESVVESLGARGAKSYKGPVLFHPSAVGSLLAGVIGFNVNGRAQQDGMSKWKDQLGKQVAHKEFSLLESPLDETRVSDWSPFDREGVLTETHEIVKNGTLQFTAHNCFSAARGKTKPTGNAVGSSRSLPSIGLHGLTVATGKSTLNDLNSALKTGLVLKRFSGNSDPVSGQFSGVAKNSWWVENGERSYPLKEVMLAGNMFELLNNIKLIGSESFRQMGSFDSPYILIDNVSVTSG, encoded by the coding sequence ATGAGTAACCTGAGTAGGCTTAGTCAAATTCTCATTGATGAAAGTAAACGTCTCGAACCTTGTGTGGCAGAAGTATGCGCTGATGAAGTGAGTGAAATAAAAGTTGTTTATGAAAACACTGATTTCAGTGTTGCTTCAAATTCACATGCTACGATTTTTGGTTTAAGAACAGTTGTGAATAACCGCATGGGTTTTATTACGACAAATTCTCTTGATGAAGCAGAACTCAAAGATAAAGCACGCGAAGCACAGATGGTGGCAAGGTTGAGCCCTGAATCGCAATTTCATTTAATGGCCGAAAAACAAAAAACTGCTGCATTTTATTCAATCTACGACGATAAACTAGCCCTTGCTCAACCCAAAGATATTTTTCGCTGGGCTCAACTTTTAGTTGATGAATCGCGCAAAGACTCAAGCGTCACACTTGATCGTGTAGAGGTGAGTGTAACGGTTAATAAAAGGCTTATTCAAAATTCTAACGGCGTATTTCAAGAGGTGAGACTCGCTTCATGTAATTGGTTTGTTATGGGCATGGCTAAAAAAGGCGATGAAGTCACAAGCTTTGACTACGAGGGAAATAGCTCAGGAACATATCCTGAAATCGAATCTAAGATCAAAGATACAGCTAGAGAGTTTAGAGAATCGGTTGTGGAAAGTCTTGGTGCTCGTGGAGCTAAAAGTTATAAAGGCCCTGTGTTGTTTCATCCCTCAGCCGTAGGTTCACTTTTAGCTGGAGTAATTGGTTTTAACGTTAATGGCAGAGCTCAACAAGATGGTATGTCAAAGTGGAAAGACCAATTAGGTAAACAAGTTGCCCATAAAGAATTCTCACTTTTAGAATCGCCCCTTGATGAAACTAGAGTTTCAGATTGGTCACCGTTTGATCGTGAAGGTGTATTAACTGAAACACACGAAATCGTTAAAAATGGCACTTTGCAATTCACGGCACATAATTGTTTTAGCGCAGCACGGGGAAAAACAAAACCCACGGGTAATGCCGTTGGAAGTTCACGCTCACTTCCTAGTATTGGTCTACATGGGCTAACCGTAGCCACTGGTAAAAGTACTCTTAATGACCTTAACTCAGCTCTTAAAACAGGTTTAGTGCTAAAGAGATTTTCAGGAAACTCAGATCCTGTTTCAGGTCAGTTTAGTGGAGTGGCAAAAAACAGCTGGTGGGTTGAAAATGGTGAGCGTTCATATCCGCTCAAAGAAGTCATGCTCGCAGGTAATATGTTTGAGTTACTCAATAATATAAAACTCATTGGCTCTGAATCGTTTCGTCAAATGGGAAGTTTTGATTCGCCCTACATATTGATTGATAATGTGAGTGTTACATCGGGGTGA
- a CDS encoding flagellar FlbD family protein: MIDVERVNGQKMFINPDLIKFIEITPDTVVTFTDGEKILLRTKPDEIMQKIILFRRLVGLPELKL, encoded by the coding sequence ATGATCGATGTAGAAAGAGTTAACGGACAAAAGATGTTTATCAATCCTGACCTCATTAAATTTATTGAGATCACGCCTGATACGGTTGTTACGTTCACTGATGGAGAAAAAATTCTACTTCGAACAAAGCCGGATGAAATCATGCAAAAAATTATATTGTTTCGCCGCTTAGTAGGTTTGCCAGAATTAAAATTATAG
- a CDS encoding aldehyde dehydrogenase family protein: MDFITSKNPATGEEILRQECFNPTEMTNLVQRARLAQEPWRRLSFKERAKFLKRGQQYMLAHMDELALNLAKNNGKPLVEALSAEVFASIQTYGFAMKRAEKLLTDTPIHIGGGLLTKKAYITYQPLGVLGIISPWNYPLSTPFSEVILGLIAGNAIILKPSEITGLVNQDMQKIIDAMKLPKDLVTLVHGRGDVGAALASAKVDRLIFTGSTTTGRKIMSTASQNLTPVTLELGGKDCMIVLEDCNIELAASAAVVGGFFNTGQTCCSVERLLIHENIVDPFLKAYKEKLNKLRVGASSGFENDLGAITFEGQKKIYFEQTQDHVSHNQKTVFGDANFDGKSNFMKPLVVQADDKRSFWKDETFGPVVAYKTFKTDEEAISINNDSPYGLTALIISGNTSRARKMAKHLQVGAVVINDAPFTNACATLPWGGVGESGFGRVHGEAGLKELCQQRLVVYDIVGQMKQLWWYPYNKAQYDFFKALAYFTAGDGLFVKLKALINILKHIFKMGPRI, encoded by the coding sequence ATGGATTTTATAACTTCAAAAAACCCAGCAACTGGAGAAGAAATTCTTCGACAAGAGTGTTTCAACCCCACTGAAATGACAAATCTTGTTCAGCGAGCTCGCCTTGCACAAGAGCCATGGAGGCGACTTTCATTTAAGGAGCGCGCAAAATTTCTAAAGCGCGGTCAACAATACATGCTCGCTCACATGGATGAGCTTGCTCTGAATTTGGCAAAAAATAATGGCAAGCCTTTAGTCGAAGCCCTCTCGGCAGAAGTGTTCGCATCTATACAAACCTATGGTTTTGCGATGAAACGAGCTGAAAAACTTTTAACCGATACTCCCATTCATATTGGTGGTGGCTTATTAACGAAAAAAGCATACATCACATATCAACCCCTCGGTGTACTTGGAATTATTTCCCCATGGAACTACCCACTTTCTACTCCTTTTTCAGAAGTGATCCTTGGACTCATCGCTGGAAACGCCATCATATTAAAACCAAGTGAAATCACGGGCCTCGTAAATCAAGATATGCAAAAAATAATCGATGCCATGAAATTACCAAAAGATCTTGTAACACTTGTGCATGGCAGAGGTGATGTAGGAGCGGCCCTCGCAAGTGCAAAAGTAGACCGACTGATTTTTACAGGCAGCACAACTACGGGACGAAAAATCATGTCTACTGCCAGCCAAAATCTTACGCCTGTGACTTTAGAACTCGGCGGAAAAGACTGCATGATTGTTCTTGAGGATTGTAACATCGAACTAGCTGCTTCTGCTGCAGTAGTGGGTGGTTTTTTTAACACCGGGCAAACATGTTGCTCAGTTGAAAGACTTTTAATTCATGAAAACATCGTCGATCCGTTTTTAAAAGCTTATAAAGAAAAACTCAATAAATTGCGCGTCGGTGCAAGTTCTGGTTTTGAAAATGATTTAGGAGCCATTACTTTTGAAGGACAAAAAAAAATATACTTTGAGCAAACTCAAGATCATGTAAGTCACAATCAAAAAACGGTTTTTGGCGATGCGAACTTTGATGGAAAATCAAATTTTATGAAACCACTCGTAGTTCAAGCCGACGATAAGCGCAGCTTTTGGAAAGACGAAACGTTTGGCCCGGTTGTGGCGTATAAAACTTTTAAAACCGATGAAGAAGCTATTTCTATAAATAATGATTCTCCGTATGGTCTCACAGCACTTATTATTTCAGGCAATACATCTCGTGCTCGTAAAATGGCAAAACATTTACAAGTTGGCGCCGTGGTAATCAACGACGCTCCTTTTACAAACGCCTGCGCAACTCTACCTTGGGGCGGAGTGGGTGAAAGCGGTTTTGGACGCGTGCACGGCGAAGCGGGACTTAAAGAATTATGTCAACAGCGATTGGTTGTGTACGATATTGTCGGGCAGATGAAACAACTTTGGTGGTACCCTTATAACAAAGCACAATATGATTTTTTTAAAGCACTCGCATATTTCACTGCGGGCGATGGTTTGTTTGTTAAACTCAAAGCATTAATAAATATTCTCAAACATATTTTTAAAATGGGGCCAAGGATTTAA
- a CDS encoding SPFH domain-containing protein, protein MSYFLLTFVILAIVILAKTIKIVPQKQVMIIERLGKYHKKAEAGLNIIIPFLDAVRAVVDIREQISPIEPQPVISRDNVTMAVDAVIYYVIIDPVRATYEVQSLKWGIEQLTLSALRNVIGSLDLDHTLTSRDTINTQLRAVLDTATQPWGVKIMRVELKNINPPAEVKLTMEKQMTAERSRRAVVTTAEGEKTSAILRAEGQMQSLVINAEGKKQSAILAAEGEALSRLKVAEAEAQAITLVTQSLGKIGDPAQYLIAQRYLETLNLIASNADKVVFLPFEAAGTLGSLGAMKEMFDKLPGDRSQGARGSIATQ, encoded by the coding sequence ATGTCTTATTTTTTACTTACGTTTGTAATCCTAGCCATTGTGATCTTGGCAAAAACTATTAAAATTGTTCCTCAAAAACAAGTCATGATCATTGAGCGACTAGGGAAATATCACAAGAAGGCTGAAGCGGGACTCAATATCATTATTCCTTTTCTTGATGCCGTAAGAGCTGTTGTTGATATACGAGAGCAAATTTCACCAATTGAACCTCAGCCAGTTATTTCACGTGATAACGTTACTATGGCGGTTGATGCTGTAATTTATTATGTCATTATTGATCCTGTGCGTGCCACCTATGAAGTACAAAGTTTAAAGTGGGGTATTGAGCAACTTACACTCAGTGCTTTAAGAAACGTTATCGGTTCACTTGATCTCGATCACACGCTTACATCGCGCGATACAATTAATACGCAATTACGAGCTGTATTAGATACTGCGACCCAGCCGTGGGGCGTAAAAATCATGCGTGTTGAATTGAAAAATATCAATCCACCAGCAGAAGTTAAATTAACAATGGAAAAGCAAATGACTGCTGAGCGATCACGTCGCGCCGTAGTTACGACTGCAGAGGGCGAAAAAACTTCAGCAATTTTACGCGCTGAAGGTCAAATGCAATCCCTTGTCATTAATGCTGAGGGTAAAAAACAATCTGCAATTCTTGCCGCTGAAGGTGAAGCTTTATCAAGACTCAAAGTTGCTGAAGCAGAAGCCCAAGCAATTACGCTAGTTACCCAATCACTGGGGAAAATTGGTGATCCAGCTCAATATTTGATCGCTCAAAGATATTTGGAAACACTCAATCTCATTGCTAGCAATGCAGATAAAGTCGTGTTTTTACCCTTCGAAGCAGCCGGAACATTGGGCTCTCTTGGCGCAATGAAAGAGATGTTTGATAAATTACCAGGTGACCGCAGCCAAGGTGCTCGAGGCTCAATCGCAACGCAGTGA
- a CDS encoding sodium-translocating pyrophosphatase — translation MGKNRWISLSKWFGITTLITLLGSVAMASEADLKIPALNTMYNIFGYDISGRAILGAGMIISLMGVVFGIIEFYRIKGLQAHRSMLEVSSLIYETCKTYLLQQGKFLAILELFIGGAIFYYFFVLEHMELARVLQILMWSILGILGSFGVAWFGIRINTYANSRTAFASLKAKPYSVMDIPLRAGMSIGVLLICVELFMMIFILLFVDPANAGACFIGFAIGESLGAAALRICGGIFTKIADIGSDLMKITFNIKEDDARNPGVIADCTGDNAGDSVGPTADGFETYGVTGVALISFIVLACGMTMGPDGRPTLLNGGTDVQAKLIVWIFAMRVLMIVTSILSYWINGAVSRALYAQKDHFDFEAPLTSLVWVTSLVSIAVTYVVSYLLIHDMGEMWWKLSTIISCGTIAAAIIPELTKVFTSSKSKHVAEIVAASREGGASLTILSGLVAGNFSAFWKGMVMVGLMYVAYLTSLTGLDAYMVYPAVFAFGLVAFGFLGMGPVTIAVDSYGPVTDNAQSVFELSQIEAIPNIKSEIKSQFGFDPNFEKGKHYLEENDSAGNTFKATAKPVLIGTAVIGATTMIFSIILMLNLKLDLLNPKVLLGLITGGAVIYWFTGASMQAVTTGAYRAVEFIKKNIKLDSGATKASVEDSKAVVKICTQYAQMGMINIFGVIFSFTLAFACFDPTFFASYLISIAVFGLFQAMFMANAGGAWDNAKKVVEVDLKEKGTPLHAATVVGDTVGDPYKDTSSVALNPIIKFTTLFGLLAVEIAVSAPDVAPKFGVAMFLIGLFFVHRSFYGMRISKQTIQEAAQSARTQLAHGK, via the coding sequence ATGGGTAAAAATCGCTGGATCTCTCTGTCTAAATGGTTCGGAATCACAACATTAATTACTTTGTTGGGATCAGTCGCTATGGCTAGTGAAGCTGATCTAAAAATTCCGGCCCTCAATACAATGTACAATATTTTTGGATACGATATTTCAGGCCGCGCCATCTTAGGTGCCGGTATGATCATCTCCCTGATGGGTGTAGTTTTTGGAATCATCGAGTTTTATAGAATCAAGGGCCTTCAAGCTCATCGTTCAATGCTTGAAGTTTCAAGCCTGATCTATGAAACCTGCAAAACATACTTGCTTCAGCAAGGTAAGTTTTTAGCAATCCTTGAGCTCTTCATCGGCGGCGCGATATTTTATTACTTCTTTGTACTTGAGCACATGGAATTAGCCCGCGTTCTACAAATCTTGATGTGGTCTATTCTGGGTATTTTGGGTTCATTTGGTGTTGCATGGTTTGGTATTCGTATCAACACATATGCAAACAGCCGAACAGCATTTGCTTCTTTAAAAGCAAAACCCTACTCAGTAATGGATATTCCCCTGCGCGCAGGTATGTCCATCGGAGTTCTACTTATTTGCGTAGAACTTTTCATGATGATTTTTATTCTTCTCTTCGTTGATCCAGCAAATGCTGGAGCTTGTTTCATCGGTTTTGCTATCGGTGAATCACTTGGTGCTGCGGCACTCCGAATTTGCGGTGGTATCTTTACAAAGATCGCCGACATCGGTTCAGACTTAATGAAAATCACCTTCAACATTAAAGAAGATGATGCTCGTAACCCTGGTGTAATTGCAGACTGTACGGGCGATAACGCTGGAGACTCTGTTGGTCCCACGGCTGACGGTTTTGAAACTTATGGTGTAACAGGTGTTGCGCTTATCAGCTTTATTGTTTTGGCTTGTGGTATGACCATGGGCCCTGATGGCAGACCCACACTTCTCAATGGCGGAACAGACGTTCAGGCAAAATTAATTGTTTGGATATTTGCAATGCGCGTATTGATGATCGTCACATCAATTCTTTCATACTGGATCAACGGCGCTGTATCTCGCGCACTGTATGCTCAAAAAGACCATTTTGATTTTGAAGCTCCACTGACCTCTTTGGTTTGGGTTACTTCATTAGTTTCAATCGCAGTAACTTACGTGGTCAGTTATTTATTGATTCACGATATGGGTGAAATGTGGTGGAAACTCTCAACGATTATCAGCTGCGGTACTATTGCTGCTGCTATTATTCCTGAGCTCACCAAGGTGTTCACTTCATCTAAATCAAAACACGTTGCAGAAATCGTAGCTGCATCACGTGAAGGTGGAGCCTCACTCACCATTCTTTCAGGTCTTGTCGCTGGAAATTTCAGCGCATTCTGGAAGGGTATGGTTATGGTTGGTCTCATGTACGTTGCTTATTTGACCAGCTTAACGGGTCTTGATGCTTACATGGTTTACCCAGCTGTATTTGCATTTGGTCTCGTAGCATTTGGTTTCTTAGGAATGGGCCCTGTAACAATTGCTGTAGATAGCTACGGCCCCGTTACAGACAATGCTCAATCTGTATTTGAATTGTCACAAATTGAAGCCATTCCAAATATCAAAAGTGAAATCAAAAGCCAATTTGGTTTTGATCCTAACTTTGAAAAAGGAAAACATTATTTAGAAGAGAACGACTCTGCTGGTAACACCTTTAAAGCTACAGCTAAGCCAGTTTTGATCGGTACGGCTGTTATCGGTGCGACTACTATGATTTTCTCAATTATCTTGATGTTGAATTTAAAACTTGATCTTTTGAATCCTAAAGTTCTTTTAGGTTTGATCACGGGTGGAGCGGTAATTTACTGGTTTACTGGTGCATCAATGCAAGCGGTTACAACGGGTGCTTATCGTGCTGTTGAGTTCATCAAGAAAAATATTAAACTTGATAGCGGTGCTACAAAAGCTTCAGTTGAAGATTCAAAAGCTGTTGTTAAAATTTGTACACAATACGCTCAAATGGGAATGATCAACATCTTTGGTGTTATTTTCTCATTCACTTTAGCGTTTGCATGTTTTGATCCTACATTCTTTGCAAGTTACTTAATTTCAATCGCAGTATTCGGCTTGTTCCAAGCAATGTTCATGGCTAACGCTGGTGGTGCTTGGGATAACGCGAAAAAAGTTGTTGAAGTTGATCTCAAAGAAAAAGGAACACCACTTCATGCCGCAACAGTTGTTGGCGACACAGTGGGCGATCCATACAAAGACACAAGCTCAGTTGCTTTGAATCCGATCATCAAGTTCACCACTCTCTTTGGTCTATTGGCTGTTGAGATTGCTGTGAGCGCGCCAGATGTAGCTCCAAAATTTGGTGTTGCGATGTTCTTAATCGGTTTGTTCTTCGTACACCGTTCTTTCTACGGTATGCGTATTAGCAAACAAACCATACAAGAAGCCGCTCAGTCCGCGCGCACCCAATTAGCGCACGGCAAATAA